Proteins encoded in a region of the Flammeovirga yaeyamensis genome:
- a CDS encoding FUSC family protein, producing the protein MSISKKIEAYIYNNVEKVHLYRTIAILAFSFFTVNYFKIPHGSWVCITVVVLLGPYPEFGGIIHRVKQRILGTIAASISGVAMIFFFHNNLWMQTIFLIAWIPLMAALFKKYPYSYLVCIFTVVIVLGVTEDKTIDSALWRVGNIMAGGLITLIFSLIFPVRGIKELRLEMAESILMIDKLYTSTIKGEFAHKEYLDDMTLVFNSLRKQRKTYEHVTKESKHFKLNRQELENITVVMRKMSSIVELLNSSTIASEIGNKYISQLYSIQEKRAFFTERMQNIAKQLKDNTYTSPEETVIRLTSSREELDKLYQENDDEHTPLSPYSYVWLNYQYGLQLFKLEQSVYKVFNN; encoded by the coding sequence ATGTCTATTTCAAAGAAAATAGAAGCTTATATTTATAATAATGTTGAGAAAGTACATTTGTATCGAACAATAGCCATTCTTGCTTTCTCATTTTTTACCGTCAATTATTTTAAAATTCCTCATGGGTCTTGGGTATGTATCACTGTAGTGGTTTTGTTAGGGCCGTATCCAGAATTTGGAGGGATAATTCATAGAGTAAAACAAAGAATATTGGGCACCATTGCAGCATCCATTTCTGGAGTGGCTATGATCTTCTTTTTCCATAACAACTTATGGATGCAAACCATCTTTTTAATCGCTTGGATACCATTAATGGCTGCTCTTTTTAAAAAATATCCATATTCTTACTTGGTATGTATTTTCACTGTCGTAATTGTATTAGGAGTTACTGAAGACAAGACGATTGATAGTGCTTTATGGAGAGTAGGGAATATTATGGCAGGGGGATTAATCACATTAATTTTCTCTTTGATTTTTCCCGTAAGAGGAATTAAAGAATTAAGACTCGAAATGGCAGAGAGTATTTTGATGATCGATAAATTATATACATCCACCATAAAAGGAGAGTTTGCACACAAAGAATACTTAGATGATATGACTTTGGTGTTTAACTCTTTAAGGAAACAAAGGAAAACATATGAGCATGTCACAAAAGAAAGCAAACATTTTAAATTAAACCGTCAGGAACTTGAGAATATTACCGTTGTGATGCGGAAAATGAGTTCTATTGTAGAACTGTTGAATTCAAGTACGATAGCTTCTGAGATCGGGAATAAGTATATCAGTCAATTGTATTCCATTCAAGAAAAACGAGCGTTCTTTACTGAGCGAATGCAAAATATAGCGAAGCAATTAAAAGACAATACCTACACCTCTCCTGAAGAAACAGTGATCAGACTAACTTCCTCCAGAGAAGAATTAGATAAGTTGTATCAAGAAAATGATGACGAGCACACGCCTTTGAGCCCATATAGTTATGTTTGGCTTAACTATCAATATGGTCTGCAATTATTCAAATTAGAACAAAGTGTTTATAAGGTATTCAATAATTAA
- the pflB gene encoding formate C-acetyltransferase, translated as MENAVKNSQFQGTTWKNEVNVYDFVINNVTPYYGDSSFLAEATEATKKLWDICLAGMKEERENDGCRDIDTDTISTVTSHKPGYINKDLETIVGLQTDELLKRAMKPFGGYRVVKNAVEEKGKTVNPAVENVFHYAKDHNNQVFSAYDKEIRTYRSLGILTGLPDNYARGRIIGDYRRLALYGTDFLIAQKQADHAAIEDGLILGSGADIAEQIQLREEISSQVSALKDIATMAASYGCDVTRPAQNAKEAVQAVYFAYLAAVKEQDGAAMSLGNVSSFLDIYIQKDIEEGTINEVEAQEYIDHFVMKLRMVRHLRPGAYDEIFGGDPTWITEAIGGVYHDGRTKVTKSSFRFLQTLYNLGASPEPNLTVLWSNELPQGFKDFCSQVSIDTSSIQYENDDLMRPNRGSDDYGIACCVSYQEIGKRIQFFGARTNLPKALLMAINAGHDENKNVLVADDIDSMTGDEYLDYDKVMTQFKKTMVDVARVYVKTMNIIHYMHDKHYYEKAQFAFLDTNPGIDMAYGAAGISIIADSLSAIKNAKVKPIRDENGLAVDFEIEGDFPKYGNDIDEVDNIAKEISHIFFTELAKHKTYRNAVPTMSLLTITSNVMYGKKTGATPDGRKAGEPFAPGANPMHGRDTNGAVASLNSVAKLDYNDAQDGISNTFSIVPKSLGSDRDTQVKNLVTMMDGYFAEEGGMAHHLNVNVLNRETLMDAYENPENYPQLTIRVSGYAVNFIRLSRAHQLEVIQRTFHESM; from the coding sequence ATGGAAAACGCTGTAAAGAACTCTCAGTTTCAAGGAACAACATGGAAAAACGAAGTAAATGTTTATGACTTCGTAATTAATAATGTTACACCTTACTACGGAGATTCTTCATTTTTAGCTGAAGCGACTGAAGCAACTAAAAAACTTTGGGATATCTGTTTAGCAGGTATGAAAGAAGAAAGAGAAAATGATGGTTGCCGTGACATCGATACGGATACAATCTCAACTGTTACTTCTCACAAACCTGGTTACATCAACAAGGATCTTGAAACAATCGTAGGTTTACAAACTGACGAGTTGTTGAAAAGAGCTATGAAACCATTCGGTGGTTATAGAGTAGTTAAAAACGCTGTTGAAGAAAAAGGTAAAACTGTTAATCCAGCAGTTGAAAACGTTTTCCATTATGCTAAAGATCACAACAACCAAGTGTTCTCAGCATATGATAAAGAAATCAGAACTTACCGTTCATTAGGTATCCTAACTGGTCTTCCTGATAACTATGCACGTGGTCGTATCATTGGTGACTACCGTCGTTTAGCTTTATACGGTACTGACTTTTTGATCGCTCAAAAACAAGCAGATCACGCAGCAATCGAAGATGGTTTAATCTTAGGTTCAGGTGCTGATATTGCTGAGCAAATTCAATTAAGAGAAGAAATCTCTTCTCAAGTGTCTGCTTTGAAAGATATCGCTACTATGGCGGCATCTTATGGTTGTGACGTTACTCGTCCAGCTCAAAATGCTAAAGAAGCTGTTCAAGCAGTTTACTTTGCATACTTAGCAGCAGTAAAAGAACAAGATGGTGCAGCAATGTCACTTGGTAACGTTTCTTCATTCTTGGATATCTATATCCAAAAAGATATTGAAGAAGGTACTATCAACGAAGTTGAAGCACAAGAATATATCGACCACTTCGTAATGAAGTTACGTATGGTTCGTCACCTTCGTCCTGGTGCATATGACGAAATCTTCGGTGGTGACCCAACTTGGATTACTGAAGCGATTGGTGGTGTATACCACGATGGTCGTACTAAAGTAACTAAGTCATCATTCAGATTCTTACAAACACTTTATAACTTAGGTGCATCTCCAGAGCCAAACTTAACTGTACTTTGGTCTAACGAGTTACCTCAAGGATTTAAAGATTTCTGTTCTCAAGTATCTATCGATACTTCATCAATCCAATATGAGAATGATGACTTGATGAGACCAAACAGAGGTTCTGATGACTACGGTATCGCATGTTGTGTATCTTACCAAGAAATCGGTAAGCGTATCCAATTCTTCGGTGCTCGTACAAACTTACCTAAAGCGTTATTGATGGCTATCAACGCTGGTCACGATGAGAACAAAAACGTTCTTGTTGCAGATGATATCGATTCAATGACAGGTGATGAGTACTTGGATTACGACAAAGTAATGACGCAATTCAAGAAAACAATGGTAGATGTTGCTCGTGTTTATGTGAAAACAATGAACATCATTCACTACATGCACGACAAGCACTATTACGAAAAAGCTCAATTCGCATTCTTGGACACTAATCCAGGTATCGATATGGCTTATGGTGCAGCAGGTATCTCAATCATTGCCGATTCATTATCAGCAATTAAGAATGCTAAAGTGAAGCCTATCCGTGACGAAAATGGTTTAGCTGTAGATTTCGAAATCGAAGGTGACTTCCCTAAATATGGTAACGACATCGACGAAGTAGATAACATCGCTAAAGAAATTTCTCATATCTTCTTCACTGAGTTAGCTAAGCACAAAACTTACCGTAACGCAGTTCCTACAATGTCATTATTGACAATTACTTCGAACGTAATGTATGGTAAGAAAACTGGTGCTACTCCTGACGGTCGTAAGGCGGGTGAGCCATTCGCTCCAGGTGCTAACCCAATGCACGGTCGTGACACTAACGGTGCTGTTGCTTCATTGAACTCAGTAGCTAAGTTAGACTACAACGATGCGCAAGATGGTATCTCTAACACATTCTCAATCGTTCCTAAATCTTTAGGTTCTGATCGTGATACTCAAGTGAAAAACCTAGTAACTATGATGGATGGTTACTTCGCTGAAGAAGGCGGTATGGCACACCACTTGAACGTGAACGTGTTAAACAGAGAAACACTAATGGATGCTTACGAAAATCCTGAGAACTATCCTCAGTTAACAATCCGTGTATCGGGTTACGCTGTGAACTTCATCAGATTATCAAGAGCTCACCAATTAGAGGTAATTCAAAGAACATTCCACGAGTCTATGTAA
- a CDS encoding cation diffusion facilitator family transporter: MKHQGHHHSHGQHQDNTSNIGWAFALNLFFTIIEFIGGALTNSVAILSDAIHDLGDTIAIGLGYFFERYSNKKENPTYTYGYRRYSTLSAIINVIVLTTGSIIMLSKSIPRIIEPEEVDVKGMIFFGILGVIINGSAVFKLMKNKNSANQRVMMLHLLEDTLGWVAVLIGAIVMYFINLPIIDPILSTCIAVYILYNAVKNLFSILPIFLQAAPANVDQKKIVKQIRSLQGVKDLHDLHIWSLDGEFNIMSLHLVIDKDLDKNQVASIKKDIRRITSEDQIHHVTIEFEWENEICDIAH, encoded by the coding sequence ATGAAACACCAAGGTCATCATCATTCACATGGTCAACATCAAGATAACACTTCTAATATAGGATGGGCTTTTGCCCTAAACCTTTTCTTTACCATTATCGAATTTATAGGGGGTGCACTTACAAATTCCGTAGCCATATTATCAGATGCTATACACGACCTTGGAGATACTATTGCAATAGGACTGGGTTATTTCTTCGAACGATATTCCAATAAAAAAGAAAATCCGACTTACACATATGGCTACAGACGTTATTCCACTCTATCTGCCATCATCAATGTGATTGTCCTAACAACAGGTTCGATCATCATGCTTTCTAAAAGTATTCCAAGGATTATTGAGCCTGAAGAGGTAGACGTAAAAGGGATGATATTTTTTGGTATACTTGGTGTCATCATCAATGGATCTGCGGTTTTTAAATTGATGAAAAATAAAAACTCAGCAAATCAAAGAGTAATGATGCTTCATTTGTTAGAGGATACTTTAGGCTGGGTGGCCGTTCTAATCGGAGCCATTGTAATGTATTTTATCAACTTGCCGATAATCGACCCTATTTTATCTACTTGTATTGCTGTTTATATTCTATATAACGCAGTAAAAAACCTTTTTTCTATTCTCCCCATCTTTCTTCAAGCTGCTCCCGCAAATGTTGATCAGAAGAAAATTGTGAAACAAATTCGATCGCTTCAGGGAGTCAAAGATCTTCATGATCTACACATTTGGTCTTTAGATGGTGAATTTAATATCATGAGCCTACATTTAGTCATAGATAAAGACCTTGATAAAAATCAAGTCGCTTCAATAAAAAAAGATATTCGACGAATTACTAGCGAAGATCAGATTCATCATGTGACCATTGAATTTGAATGGGAAAATGAAATCTGTGATATCGCCCACTAG
- a CDS encoding formate/nitrite transporter family protein: MGYSSPKDILNNIRNGALQKGGMSVQQLLVFGFLGGAYVAFGFLLAIVVGGGMPGIAAENPGLAKFAMGAVFPVGLILCIVAGAELFTSSTAMMTVSVFSKDQQLSKLGKVWVFGYLGNFIGSLFVAYFITTLTGVVDAQVFHDALLNVAHHKVGNPFYKTFFKAVGANWLVCLAAWQAYAAKDITGKVLGIWFPVMTFVTFGFEHCIANMYVIPAAIFNGADITWVDFIVTNLIPATIGNIVGGAFFVGTIYWWMFVKPESEKEEKQIEKELIKQ; this comes from the coding sequence ATGGGTTATTCATCACCAAAAGATATTTTAAATAACATCAGAAATGGTGCATTGCAAAAAGGCGGGATGTCCGTTCAACAATTACTAGTTTTTGGTTTCCTTGGAGGTGCATATGTTGCTTTCGGTTTCCTTTTAGCTATTGTAGTTGGAGGTGGAATGCCAGGGATTGCAGCAGAGAATCCTGGACTAGCAAAGTTTGCAATGGGTGCTGTATTCCCAGTAGGACTAATTTTGTGTATCGTAGCTGGAGCAGAACTATTTACTTCTAGTACTGCAATGATGACAGTTTCGGTTTTCTCTAAAGATCAGCAACTATCAAAGCTAGGTAAGGTTTGGGTGTTTGGTTACTTAGGTAACTTCATTGGTTCTTTATTTGTAGCTTATTTTATAACGACATTGACAGGTGTTGTCGATGCGCAAGTGTTTCATGATGCGCTATTGAATGTAGCTCATCACAAAGTGGGTAATCCATTTTACAAAACGTTCTTCAAAGCAGTGGGTGCCAATTGGCTAGTGTGTTTGGCCGCTTGGCAGGCCTATGCTGCTAAAGACATTACGGGCAAAGTATTAGGTATTTGGTTCCCAGTAATGACATTCGTAACATTTGGTTTTGAACACTGTATTGCCAATATGTATGTAATTCCAGCAGCTATCTTTAATGGTGCTGATATTACTTGGGTTGACTTTATAGTTACAAACCTAATTCCAGCAACAATAGGTAATATTGTTGGAGGAGCATTCTTCGTAGGAACGATATACTGGTGGATGTTTGTGAAGCCAGAATCTGAAAAAGAAGAAAAACAAATTGAAAAGGAATTGATTAAACAATAG
- a CDS encoding MATE family efflux transporter yields MAASTDLGKDNIKQLLFKMSVPAAAGMMVMVIYQMADTFFIGRWVGTLGLAGISVVSPLILMIQSIGMSVGMGGAALISSALGGKNRQKANEVLGNQVIIAVGLTIIAVGIGFFFERELLLFFGANGDIYPYAESYFNIILWGMPFLTWSMVVNNAVRSEGHAKTAMFAMVVPSVCNIILDPIFIIGLDMGMEGAAYATLISYFIGFFFLVIFFLRGKTHLSLASKYLKYQQKIVNEILALGSASFARQAASSVIAIILNHILFEHGGEVSVAVYGVVSRLFLLATFPIIGLGQGLLTICSFNYGAGKYQRVKDTVTNGIKYGVIVNSIIVVLVFFFDEELTSLFTKDQQLIQESIPAMWGVMAALPIITIGITASMFAQALAKARDALLLTLLRQLFFRIPFVYIFSHFWGVTGTWVSFFFSDLVSIAFAAVYLKRELKKLSKKISISDE; encoded by the coding sequence ACTTTTTTTATTGGTCGTTGGGTCGGTACTCTTGGATTGGCAGGGATTTCTGTTGTTTCCCCTTTAATTTTAATGATTCAATCCATTGGAATGTCGGTAGGTATGGGTGGAGCCGCTCTTATTTCAAGTGCACTAGGTGGAAAAAACAGGCAAAAGGCAAATGAGGTTTTAGGGAATCAAGTGATCATAGCTGTAGGGTTAACGATTATTGCAGTTGGCATCGGCTTTTTCTTTGAAAGAGAGTTATTGCTGTTTTTTGGAGCAAACGGTGATATATACCCTTATGCTGAATCCTATTTTAATATCATTTTATGGGGAATGCCATTTTTAACCTGGTCAATGGTAGTCAACAATGCGGTAAGATCAGAGGGGCATGCAAAAACAGCCATGTTCGCTATGGTAGTACCTAGTGTTTGTAACATTATACTAGACCCGATATTTATTATAGGATTAGATATGGGAATGGAAGGGGCAGCATATGCTACCCTAATATCATATTTCATAGGATTCTTTTTTCTAGTCATTTTCTTCCTTAGAGGGAAGACGCACTTAAGTCTTGCCTCTAAATACTTAAAATATCAACAAAAAATTGTCAATGAAATTTTGGCTCTTGGGTCAGCTTCTTTTGCTAGACAAGCAGCTTCAAGTGTTATTGCAATTATACTTAATCACATACTTTTTGAACATGGAGGAGAAGTTAGTGTTGCTGTTTACGGCGTTGTGAGTAGGCTTTTCTTATTGGCTACATTTCCAATCATTGGTTTAGGGCAGGGTTTATTGACAATTTGCAGCTTTAATTATGGAGCTGGTAAATATCAAAGAGTGAAGGACACCGTAACCAATGGAATAAAATACGGCGTGATTGTCAATAGTATTATTGTGGTTTTAGTCTTTTTCTTTGATGAAGAACTCACAAGTTTATTTACCAAAGACCAACAGTTAATCCAAGAAAGTATTCCAGCAATGTGGGGTGTGATGGCTGCACTTCCCATTATTACTATTGGTATAACAGCAAGTATGTTTGCACAAGCTTTGGCTAAAGCAAGGGATGCTTTATTATTGACTTTATTAAGACAATTGTTTTTTAGAATACCATTTGTATACATTTTTTCTCATTTCTGGGGAGTAACAGGAACTTGGGTATCTTTTTTCTTTTCAGACTTGGTATCCATCGCTTTTGCTGCTGTATATTTAAAAAGAGAATTAAAAAAATTATCAAAAAAAATATCTATTTCTGATGAGTAA